From the Prochlorococcus sp. MIT 1223 genome, the window GGCTATCCGCCTAAAGTCGAAGCCCATTGCTCTTAAAGCATGCCAAATATGACCTTGGATAAAGAAGAATCCAAAATAATAATGGACATTGGATAGAGCAGCTCTAGTTGAGTGTCCAAAGAAAGCATTCCCATCAGAAAGGTCTCCTGTATCAATCCAATAAGGAGATATTCCAAATTTGAAAGCTAATGGCTCTCCATAAAAAGCTTCTGGATAAACTGTTGTATTTGTTGCACACCAGAATGCTGCAACAATTGCCATCCAACCAATTCCTGCTAATGACCAAGACAATACAGCTTCAGCTCCTAAGAGACCTGCTCCTTTGAATTTGTCATAATTACCTAATTGACGAGTAGCTATGTGCCAAGCACCACCACTTATTTCTAGAAAAGCCAAGAAAGCATGCCCTTCCATTACTTCTTCTAGACTGTCAATCTTAAGGAAGTCGTATTGGTGGCTCCAAATTCGACCAAAATCCCCATAACCAGGAAAAACCTGTCTTACTTCACCAATAGCTGGATCATAAATCCCATGCCATCTAGCCCATTCAACAAACCAGATGCAAGCAACACCTAAGAA encodes:
- a CDS encoding chlorophyll a/b binding light-harvesting protein, whose protein sequence is MQTYGNPDVTYGWWAGNSRVTNRSGKFISAHAAHTGLISFAAGASTLWELARFDPSVAMGHQSSIFLAHLASIGVGFDESGIWTGENVASIAIVHLIASLVYAGGALSHSLFFDADLESGPIPTTKKFQIKWDNPDKLTFILGHHLIFLGVACIWFVEWARWHGIYDPAIGEVRQVFPGYGDFGRIWSHQYDFLKIDSLEEVMEGHAFLAFLEISGGAWHIATRQLGNYDKFKGAGLLGAEAVLSWSLAGIGWMAIVAAFWCATNTTVYPEAFYGEPLAFKFGISPYWIDTGDLSDGNAFFGHSTRAALSNVHYYFGFFFIQGHIWHALRAMGFDFRRIANAVGNVTGTKTA